The proteins below are encoded in one region of Apostichopus japonicus isolate 1M-3 chromosome 4, ASM3797524v1, whole genome shotgun sequence:
- the LOC139966267 gene encoding transmembrane protein 245-like encodes MATLPGAELRSPLDSVLTIVPQNHEKALRQAFYNALSFVLLGLVLVAVVSVYYVLEIFLRPLVWATLIGIVLYPFKYTLSSTIKGWLGGLEDSATPLAVGAVTMPLSLLNFFSEKLGSLVTSYWRIFLRIALGLVLAYFGFWLLYYLFPGIKWGGITLYSTLNMFGSLWTWTIFIAYVAAVFILWKPDNKSIFRIISIPMWFILVIHIASYAGPFQIPLVLMVAGLTVIGYTVHSPPDTEDKKEGELSDAPTDADKESKDLPPSSSGDEPDADRPQSLKISPEVPPVPPGPPVLKVRKSSLDKGKKKKKPTVSSQYLYGLLGACILVRLYLQLGLILKLLPIPVVFYLGKKFAIQLGLVDKAEFHWDRFKDRLAGRESALLPGEVRKAVSFFLEGDKMIIGALKASVDTVTSIVIILSMFIGVVVGGIFLVIQIQQESLHMVDLTTNLINETIVNNPEMQEWLPATDQLKETMDDVLEDAFMYGRDWIKGQIHTMIGGTDEEKEEVEEQVLQMLDQLYLQFVAKAKQEPETGDKISLREGVPDVSVGDVMSKLGTVDYSNFVAVLQENLETIQSVLESVWSIVMSNVSIITTLLGSASSVLLSGGTAILNFLLASIVFMTTLFYLLSYSRDQYLPMCWVSSLIPANGGSGENKYGKAFENAIRDVFGASIKMSSFYGLYTWLTHTVFGLQVVYLPAALAAIFGAVPFLGTYWAVIPGVVELLVLGDRGWAVALFVCQLLPMFLVDAAIYADIKSGGHPYITALSIAGGMCYYGIEGALIGPMVLCLLLVIFNIITALVSGKEAVFGVDTPDARSKEKHVHFE; translated from the exons ATGGCGACCCTTCCAGGAGCTGAACTCCGTTCCCCTCTGGATTCTGTCTTAACCATCGTTCCTCAAAATCACGAAAAAGCACTTCGTCAAGCATTTTACAACGCACTATCGTTCGTTCTCCTTGGATTGGTATTAGTTGCGGTAGTTTCAGTGTATTATGTTTTGGAAATTTTCTTACGACCTCTCGTATGGGCAACACTGATTGGTATCGTTTTGTATCCTTTCAAATATACACTGTCCAGCACCATTAAAGGATGGCTTGGTGGTCTAGAAGATTCAG CGACACCTCTGGCAGTAGGAGCTGTGACCATGCCTCTGTCACTGTTGAACTTCTTCTCTGAGAAACTTGGTAGTTTGGTTACAAGCTACTGGCGGATCTTCCTCCGCATCGCTCTGGGCCTTGTCCTAGCCTACTTTGGATTTTGGCTGCTGTATTACCTATTTCCAGGAATCAAATGGGGTGGCATAACTCTATACAGTACATTGAACATGTTTGGTTCCCTGTGG ACCTGGACGATATTTATCGCTTATGTCGCGGCAGTCTTTATCTTATGGAAGCCAGACAACAAGTCCATCTTCAGAATCATTTCAATACCAATGTGGTTCATTCTGGTGATTCATATTGCGTCGTATGCCGGACCTTTCCAGATACCTCTGGTCTTAATGGTTGCAGGTTTGACGGTCATCGGTTACACCGTACACAGTCCGCCAGATACTGAAGACAAAAAAGAAG GTGAGTTGTCGGATGCACCAACTGATGCAGACAAGGAAAGTAAAGACCTG CCACCATCAAGTAGTGGGGATGAACCGGATGCGGACAGACCTCAGTCCCTGAAAATATCTCCTGAAGTCCCACCCGTCCCACCGGGTCCTCCGGTTTTGAAGGTCAGGAAAAGCAGTTTGGACAaaggcaagaagaagaagaaaccgACCGTGAGCTCCCAGTACCTCTACGGCCTATTGGGGGCCTGTATTCTGGTCAGGCTTTATCTTCAGTTGGGCCTCATTCTCAAGTTGCTCCCGATTCCAGTGGTATTTTACCTGGGAAAGAAATTTGCCATCCAACTCGGACTGGTTGATAAG GCAGAGTTTCACTGGGACAGATTCAAAGATAGGCTCGCAGGAAGAGAGTCGGCTCTTTTGCCCGGGGAAGTCCGCAAGGCTGTCTCATTTTTCTTGGAGGGTGATAAAATG ATCATTGGCGCTCTGAAGGCATCAGTAGATACAGTTACCAGCATTGTTATTATCTTGTCTATGTTCATCGGAGTCGTAGTTGGAGGCATCTTCCTTGTGATACAG ATTCAGCAAGAATCGTTACATATGGTTGATCTCACCACTAACCTCATCAACGAAACCATCGTAAATAATCCCGAGATGCAGGA ATGGCTCCCAGCTACAGACCAGCTTAAAGAGACGATGGACGATGTGCTAGAAGATGCATTCATGTACGGTAGAGACTGGATAAAGGGTCAGATCCACACCATGATAGGAGGAACAGACGAGGAGAAGGAAGAAGTGGAGGAACAAGTACTCCAGATGCTGGATCAACTCTACTTACAGTTTGTCGCCAAG GCCAAGCAAGAGCCGGAGACGGGCGATAAGATCTCGTTACGAGAGGGAGTTCCAGACGTCAGCGTGGGTGATGTCATGTCCAAACTTGGGACGGTCGACTACAGCAACTTTGTGGCTGTCTTGCAAGAAAACTTAGAGACAATTCAATCG GTTCTAGAGTCAGTCTGGTCCATCGTCATGAGTAACGTTAGCATCATCACGACTCTGCTGGGATCTGCTTCCTCTGTCCTTCTCTCTGGTGGAACAGCTATCTTGAACTTTCTCCTTGCTTCA ATCGTGTTCATGACTACCTTATTCTACTTGCTGAGTTACAGCAGAGACCAGTATCTCCCCATGTGCTGGGTTTCTAGTTTGATCCCTGCTAACGGCGGTTCGGGCGAGAACAAGTACGGTAAAGCCTTTGAGAACGCCATCAG AGATGTATTTGGAGCTTCCATCAAGATGTCCTCATTTTATGGTCTCTACACCTGGTTGACCCATACAGTGTTTGGACTTCAGGTGGTTTACCTACCCGCAG CACTGGCAGCCATTTTTGGTGCCGTGCCGTTTCTAGGGACCTACTGGGCAGTCATACCTGGTGTTGTGGAGCTGTTGGTTCTCGGTGATAGAGGCTGGGCAGTAGCTCTATTTGTGTGCCAACTCTTGCCTATGTTTCTAGTAGATGCAGCCATTTATGCTGACATTAAAAG TGGTGGCCATCCATACATTACCGCCCTCTCGATCGCTGGGGGTATGTGTTACTATGGCATCGAGGGAGCCTTGATTGGACCGATGGTGCTCTGTCTCTTGTTAGTCATCTTCAACATTATCACTGCCCTCGTATCCGGGAAGGAGGCTGTGTTCGGCGTCGACACCCCAGACGCGAGATCCAAAGAAAAACATGTTCACTTCGA ATAA